One Thauera sp. K11 DNA window includes the following coding sequences:
- a CDS encoding FixH family protein, whose amino-acid sequence MSTTLTDRNNVRWYRQGWPWFLIALPAIAVIAGLITLVIAIRTWDGLVVDDYYKEGRAIVQTIGRTERARELGLSARVKIRSDALRIELAARDAASLPDKLIVTVSHPTRAGLDQVLTLSGANGVFEGGMTALGAGRWLFQLEDESRSWRMNGTAYLPTETEIRMDPSVS is encoded by the coding sequence ATGAGTACGACATTGACCGATCGAAACAACGTCCGCTGGTACCGCCAGGGATGGCCCTGGTTCCTGATTGCACTGCCCGCCATTGCGGTCATCGCCGGCCTCATCACCCTGGTGATCGCGATCAGGACGTGGGATGGCCTGGTGGTCGATGATTACTACAAGGAAGGGCGTGCCATCGTACAGACCATCGGCCGCACGGAACGGGCGCGGGAACTCGGGCTTTCGGCGCGGGTGAAGATCCGGAGCGATGCACTGCGGATCGAACTCGCCGCGCGCGATGCCGCCAGTCTGCCGGACAAGCTGATCGTGACGGTCTCGCATCCGACGCGCGCGGGCCTCGACCAGGTGCTGACCCTGAGCGGTGCCAACGGGGTGTTCGAGGGCGGGATGACCGCCCTCGGCGCCGGCCGCTGGTTGTTCCAGTTAGAAGACGAGTCCCGCAGTTGGCGCATGAACGGGACCGCATACCTCCCGACAGAGACGGAAATCCGGATGGACCCATCCGTTTCTTGA
- a CDS encoding MBL fold metallo-hydrolase RNA specificity domain-containing protein: protein MELNFYGAAGEVTGSCTLVRHEAGCFLVDCGLFQGGRNAALRNVRALDFDLHAIDFVLLTHAHLDHSGLLPRLVALGYKGPIYATRATVDLLGVMLLDSAHIQEKEAEWANRHDRARHARRGWDVAPLYTVEQARLSLSHLRAIDYEQGFEPYKGIRCRFRDAGHILGSSFIEVDVAARGAVRRIVFSGDLGQPLRPVLRDPEIVDHADILCIESTYGDRAHRPMAQTMDELTRALQQTLTRDGGNVIIPAFAVGRTQELLFVLADLVRTGRIDRLRVVVDSPMASAVTALTVKHEELWDAETRELYRWVQHNTDRFSVRFVEDVEESIALNDCRGGLVIVSASGMCEAGRIKHHLRYNLDRRECAVVIVGFQAAGTLGRRLVDGARHVTLFGERIPVRARVHTIGGLSAHADQPALLAWLRHLRLPPHRVFIVHGEMAAATAFSNAIQSALDWPAPVIPEPGRAYEFR, encoded by the coding sequence ATGGAGCTGAACTTCTACGGGGCCGCAGGCGAAGTGACGGGGTCGTGCACCCTCGTCAGGCACGAGGCCGGTTGTTTCCTGGTCGATTGCGGGCTGTTCCAGGGCGGGCGCAACGCCGCGCTCCGCAACGTGCGCGCGCTGGATTTCGACCTGCACGCGATCGACTTCGTGTTGCTGACGCATGCACATCTCGACCATTCCGGCCTGCTGCCGCGGCTCGTGGCGCTCGGTTACAAAGGGCCGATCTATGCGACGCGGGCGACGGTGGACCTGCTCGGCGTGATGCTGCTCGATTCCGCCCACATCCAGGAGAAGGAGGCGGAGTGGGCCAACCGCCACGATCGCGCGCGGCACGCCAGGCGCGGCTGGGACGTGGCTCCGCTGTACACGGTGGAGCAGGCGCGGCTCAGCCTTTCGCACCTGCGCGCGATCGACTACGAGCAGGGCTTCGAGCCGTACAAGGGGATCCGCTGCCGCTTCCGCGACGCCGGGCACATCCTCGGTTCGTCCTTCATCGAGGTCGACGTGGCGGCGCGCGGCGCCGTGCGCCGGATCGTCTTCAGCGGCGATCTCGGCCAGCCGCTGCGGCCCGTGCTGCGCGATCCGGAGATCGTCGACCATGCCGACATCCTGTGCATCGAATCGACCTATGGCGACCGCGCGCACCGACCGATGGCGCAGACCATGGACGAGCTGACGCGCGCGCTGCAACAGACGCTCACGCGCGACGGCGGCAACGTCATCATTCCGGCCTTCGCGGTGGGGCGCACGCAGGAGTTGCTGTTCGTGCTGGCGGACCTCGTGCGCACAGGGCGCATCGACAGGCTGCGGGTCGTGGTCGATTCGCCGATGGCGTCGGCGGTGACGGCGCTGACGGTGAAGCACGAAGAGTTGTGGGATGCCGAAACGCGCGAACTCTACCGCTGGGTCCAGCACAACACCGACCGCTTCAGCGTGCGCTTCGTCGAGGATGTGGAGGAGTCGATCGCGTTGAACGATTGCCGCGGCGGTCTGGTGATCGTGTCGGCATCGGGCATGTGCGAAGCCGGCCGCATCAAGCACCACCTGCGCTACAACCTGGATCGCCGCGAGTGTGCGGTCGTCATCGTCGGCTTCCAGGCGGCCGGCACGCTCGGCCGGCGGCTGGTCGATGGGGCCCGCCATGTCACGCTTTTCGGCGAACGCATCCCGGTCCGTGCGCGCGTACATACGATAGGCGGCTTGTCGGCCCATGCCGATCAGCCGGCGCTGCTCGCATGGCTGCGCCATCTGCGCCTGCCGCCGCACAGGGTTTTCATCGTGCATGGCGAAATGGCGGCGGCCACCGCATTCTCCAACGCCATACAGTCCGCTCTCGACTGGCCGGCACCGGTCATTCCGGAGCCGGGCAGGGCGTACGAATTCCGCTGA
- a CDS encoding cbb3-type cytochrome oxidase subunit 3 codes for MDINDFRSIITVLGLLSFLGICAWAYSRHAKDGFDEAARLPLNEDDLPAGVGRREQEGRQNG; via the coding sequence GTGGACATCAACGACTTCCGAAGCATCATCACGGTACTGGGGCTGCTGTCTTTCCTGGGTATCTGCGCCTGGGCCTATAGCCGGCATGCCAAGGATGGGTTCGATGAAGCGGCGCGCCTGCCCCTGAACGAAGACGATCTGCCGGCCGGCGTCGGCCGGCGAGAACAAGAAGGAAGACAAAATGGCTGA
- a CDS encoding universal stress protein — protein MFKHFLVPTDGSALSEGTVARAVSFAKEAGARVTFFYAQPDFPMPIYGEGALIDPTTPEQFAKASAAEAEQILQRAKSVADAEGVSADTDTVVNEVPYEAIIDAADRHGCDLIFMASHGRRGIAGLLLGSETQKVLTHSKTPVLVYR, from the coding sequence ATGTTCAAACATTTCCTCGTGCCGACGGACGGTTCCGCGCTGTCGGAGGGCACGGTCGCACGTGCGGTGTCGTTCGCGAAGGAAGCTGGCGCACGCGTCACCTTCTTCTATGCGCAGCCCGATTTCCCGATGCCGATCTATGGTGAAGGCGCGCTGATCGACCCGACGACGCCGGAACAATTCGCCAAGGCGTCCGCCGCGGAAGCCGAGCAGATCCTGCAGCGCGCAAAGAGCGTGGCAGACGCCGAAGGCGTGTCGGCGGACACCGACACGGTGGTCAACGAGGTGCCTTACGAGGCCATCATCGATGCGGCCGACCGCCATGGCTGCGACCTGATCTTCATGGCGTCGCATGGACGGCGCGGCATCGCCGGGCTGCTGCTTGGCAGCGAGACGCAGAAGGTGCTGACACACAGCAAGACGCCGGTCCTGGTCTACCGCTGA
- the ccoN gene encoding cytochrome-c oxidase, cbb3-type subunit I, which yields MQSQATYNYKVVRQFAIMTVVWGIVGMLVGVIAAAQLVWPELNAHEFLHFGRLRPLHTNAVIFAFGGCALFATSYYVVQRTCHTRLFAPALASFTFWGWQLVIVLAAITLPLGYTQGKEYAELEWPIDILIAVVWVSYAIVFFGTVAKRTVSHIYVANWFYGAFILAVALLHIVNSAAIPVSFSSMKSYSAYAGVQDAMVQWWYGHNAVGFFLTAGFLGMMYYFVPKQAERPVYSYRLSVVHFWALIFTYMWAGPHHLHYTALPDWTQSVGMVFSLILLAPSWGGMINGIMTLSGAWHKLRTDPILKFLITSLSFYGMSTFEGPMMSVKTVNALSHYTDWTVGHVHSGALGWVAMVSIGSIYFLLPRMYGKTEMYSTKLVNAHFWIATIGVVLYIASMWIAGVMQGLMWRATNPDGTLTYSFVESVKASYPFWTIRFIGGVLFLSGMLLMFYNMLKTMAGEKAYNAPVLAPAAAH from the coding sequence ATGCAATCGCAAGCGACTTATAACTATAAAGTCGTGCGCCAGTTCGCCATCATGACGGTGGTGTGGGGCATCGTGGGCATGCTGGTCGGCGTCATCGCCGCGGCACAGCTCGTATGGCCCGAACTGAACGCGCATGAATTCCTGCATTTCGGCAGGCTTCGTCCGCTGCACACCAACGCGGTGATCTTCGCCTTCGGCGGCTGTGCGTTGTTCGCGACGTCCTATTACGTCGTCCAGCGTACCTGCCATACCCGGCTGTTCGCGCCGGCCCTGGCCTCCTTCACTTTCTGGGGCTGGCAACTCGTCATCGTGCTGGCTGCGATCACCCTGCCGCTGGGCTACACCCAGGGCAAGGAATACGCCGAGCTCGAATGGCCGATCGACATCCTGATCGCCGTCGTGTGGGTCTCCTACGCGATCGTGTTCTTCGGCACCGTGGCCAAGCGCACGGTGTCGCACATCTACGTCGCCAACTGGTTCTACGGCGCTTTCATCCTCGCCGTCGCCCTGCTGCACATCGTCAATAGCGCGGCGATTCCGGTGTCGTTCTCCAGCATGAAGTCCTACTCGGCCTATGCCGGCGTGCAGGACGCCATGGTCCAGTGGTGGTACGGCCACAACGCGGTGGGCTTCTTCCTGACCGCCGGCTTCCTGGGCATGATGTACTACTTCGTGCCGAAGCAGGCCGAGCGTCCGGTGTATTCCTATCGCCTGTCGGTGGTCCACTTCTGGGCGCTGATCTTCACCTACATGTGGGCAGGCCCGCACCACCTGCACTACACCGCGCTGCCCGACTGGACGCAGTCCGTCGGCATGGTCTTCTCGCTGATCCTGCTGGCGCCGTCCTGGGGCGGCATGATCAACGGCATCATGACCCTGTCGGGTGCCTGGCACAAACTGCGCACCGATCCGATCCTGAAGTTCCTGATCACCTCGCTGTCCTTCTACGGCATGTCGACCTTCGAAGGCCCGATGATGTCGGTGAAGACCGTCAATGCGCTGTCGCACTACACCGACTGGACCGTGGGTCACGTGCATTCCGGCGCGCTGGGCTGGGTCGCGATGGTGTCGATCGGCTCCATCTACTTCCTGTTGCCGCGCATGTACGGCAAGACCGAGATGTACAGCACCAAGCTGGTCAATGCCCACTTCTGGATCGCTACCATCGGCGTCGTGCTCTACATCGCCTCGATGTGGATCGCCGGCGTGATGCAGGGACTGATGTGGCGCGCCACCAACCCGGACGGCACGCTGACCTACTCCTTCGTCGAGAGCGTGAAGGCGAGCTACCCGTTCTGGACGATCCGCTTCATCGGTGGCGTCCTGTTCCTGAGCGGCATGCTCCTCATGTTCTACAACATGCTGAAGACCATGGCGGGTGAGAAGGCTTACAACGCGCCGGTGCTCGCGCCTGCGGCCGCTCACTGA
- the ccoO gene encoding cytochrome-c oxidase, cbb3-type subunit II, producing MAQSKHEKIESNVFLLIVLTLLTISVGGLLEIVPLFFQHSTTTPIDNDGNQLPVKPYDPVRLVGRDIYIREGCYNCHSQMIRPFRAETERYGHYSVAGEFIYDHPFQWGSKRTGPDLARVGGRYSDEWHRVHLLNPRDVVPESNMPAFPWLNRPVKADDIQDRMRALNKVGLHKYSDEEIAAAPAALTGKTELDAVVAYLQGMGRALQNVK from the coding sequence ATGGCCCAATCGAAGCACGAAAAGATCGAGAGCAACGTCTTCCTGCTGATCGTCCTCACGCTGCTGACCATCAGCGTGGGCGGTCTGCTGGAAATCGTGCCGCTGTTCTTCCAGCATTCGACCACCACGCCGATCGACAACGACGGCAATCAGTTGCCGGTGAAGCCTTACGATCCGGTACGCCTCGTCGGTCGCGACATCTACATCCGCGAAGGCTGCTACAACTGCCATTCGCAGATGATCCGCCCGTTCCGGGCCGAAACCGAACGCTATGGCCACTATTCGGTGGCGGGCGAGTTCATCTACGACCACCCGTTCCAGTGGGGCTCGAAGCGTACGGGCCCCGACCTGGCCCGCGTGGGCGGCCGCTATTCGGATGAATGGCACCGCGTGCATCTGCTCAATCCGCGCGACGTCGTTCCGGAATCGAACATGCCCGCCTTCCCATGGCTGAACCGTCCGGTCAAGGCCGACGACATCCAGGACCGCATGCGCGCGCTGAACAAGGTCGGCCTGCACAAGTACAGCGACGAGGAGATCGCCGCCGCACCGGCAGCCCTGACCGGCAAGACCGAGCTTGATGCCGTCGTCGCCTATCTGCAGGGCATGGGCCGTGCGCTGCAAAACGTGAAGTAA
- a CDS encoding DUF3149 domain-containing protein — translation MALKELFSTDIGLLSLFTIGFVIVMAAYIYRFAKRHIAEDERNAKLGH, via the coding sequence ATGGCCCTGAAAGAACTCTTCAGTACCGATATCGGGCTGCTCAGCCTATTCACCATCGGTTTCGTCATCGTGATGGCAGCGTATATCTATCGCTTCGCAAAACGCCATATCGCCGAAGACGAACGTAACGCGAAACTGGGCCATTAG
- the ccoP gene encoding cytochrome-c oxidase, cbb3-type subunit III: protein MADFISGFWNVYVMAIVALSLLFCVFVLVSNMTKREAGAVQLHGHVWDETLAEYNNPLPRWWMYLFWITIGFAIVYLSIYPGFGTTNQGRGARAQYEAEMKAANEKYGPIFAKYKDMDLAAVAADPEAKAMGQRMFLTYCAQCHGSAAQGAKGFPNLTDEEWQWGGDPATIKTTILGGRMGVMPPFGPALGAEGVKDVANYVRSLSGLAHDSLRAQRGSDLFQQNCVACHGADAKGNVAMGAPNLTNKSWLYGSSEATIIETITNGRNNQMPQFGEFLGEDKVHLLAAYVVGLSKK from the coding sequence ATGGCTGACTTTATCAGCGGTTTCTGGAACGTGTATGTGATGGCGATCGTCGCCCTCAGCCTCCTGTTCTGCGTGTTCGTACTGGTGTCGAACATGACGAAGCGGGAGGCGGGGGCGGTCCAGTTGCATGGCCACGTTTGGGACGAGACGCTTGCCGAGTACAACAATCCGCTGCCGCGCTGGTGGATGTATCTGTTCTGGATCACGATCGGCTTCGCCATCGTGTATCTGTCCATCTATCCCGGCTTCGGCACGACCAACCAGGGTCGCGGCGCGCGTGCCCAGTACGAGGCGGAAATGAAGGCGGCCAACGAGAAATACGGTCCGATCTTCGCCAAGTACAAGGACATGGATCTTGCTGCGGTCGCGGCCGATCCCGAAGCGAAGGCCATGGGCCAGCGCATGTTCCTGACCTACTGTGCCCAGTGCCACGGTTCGGCCGCCCAGGGGGCGAAGGGCTTCCCGAACCTGACGGACGAAGAATGGCAGTGGGGCGGCGACCCGGCGACCATCAAGACCACCATCCTCGGTGGCCGGATGGGGGTCATGCCGCCGTTCGGGCCCGCACTGGGTGCCGAAGGCGTGAAGGACGTCGCCAACTACGTGCGTTCGCTGTCGGGCCTGGCGCACGATTCCCTGCGCGCGCAGCGCGGCAGCGATCTGTTCCAGCAGAACTGCGTGGCGTGCCACGGCGCCGATGCCAAGGGCAACGTCGCCATGGGGGCTCCGAACCTGACGAACAAGTCGTGGTTGTACGGATCGTCCGAGGCCACGATCATCGAAACGATCACCAACGGCCGCAACAACCAGATGCCGCAGTTCGGCGAGTTCCTGGGTGAGGACAAGGTCCATCTGCTGGCTGCCTACGTGGTCGGCCTGAGCAAGAAGTAA
- the ccoG gene encoding cytochrome c oxidase accessory protein CcoG encodes MRDASPKPAAGRDAAAEQEEVLYAPRRKLYVRAVTGIFAKWRWALVWLTQLVFYGLPWLTWNDRQAVLFHLTERKFYIFGWVFWPQDVFFLAILLIISAYALFFFTAVAGRLWCGYACPQTVYTEIFMWIEQKIEGDHNKRQKLEQAPMSGRKLALRSAKYGAWALLSLWTGFTFVAYFSPLKELLHSVTNFGFGPWELFWILFYGSFTYLFAGVMREQVCKYMCPYARFQSVMFDADTLVITYDEERGEPRGTRKKGLDPRSVGKGDCIDCGICVQVCPTGIDIRKGLQYECIGCAACIDACDEVMDKMNYPRGLIRYSTENALRQHWGTKDIVAHVLRPRTLLYGAVLALVCIGFVWGLATRETLRVDVIRDRASLAREVEDGMIENVYRLQVMNMTETARAFSLAVSGLEGAKIDGESEVKVGPAATEAVTLRVLVPYDSGKPGANEIAFDVKAGDDPSLTVHEKTTFLFPR; translated from the coding sequence ATGAGAGACGCTTCCCCCAAGCCGGCTGCCGGGCGGGATGCCGCGGCCGAGCAAGAAGAAGTCCTTTATGCGCCGCGCCGCAAGCTCTACGTGCGGGCGGTCACCGGTATCTTCGCCAAGTGGCGCTGGGCCTTGGTGTGGCTCACGCAGCTCGTCTTTTACGGCCTGCCCTGGTTGACCTGGAACGACCGGCAGGCCGTTCTGTTTCATCTGACCGAACGCAAGTTCTACATCTTCGGCTGGGTTTTCTGGCCGCAGGATGTCTTCTTCCTCGCGATCCTGCTCATCATCTCCGCCTATGCGCTGTTTTTCTTCACTGCGGTGGCCGGGCGGCTGTGGTGCGGCTACGCCTGTCCGCAGACGGTCTACACCGAGATCTTCATGTGGATCGAGCAGAAGATCGAAGGCGACCACAACAAGCGCCAGAAGCTCGAGCAGGCGCCGATGAGCGGCCGCAAGCTGGCCCTCCGCAGTGCCAAGTACGGCGCGTGGGCGCTGCTCTCGCTGTGGACGGGCTTCACCTTCGTCGCCTACTTCTCGCCGCTCAAGGAACTGCTGCATTCGGTGACGAACTTCGGCTTCGGCCCCTGGGAGCTGTTCTGGATCCTCTTCTATGGCAGCTTCACCTATCTGTTCGCCGGCGTCATGCGCGAGCAAGTGTGCAAGTACATGTGTCCCTACGCCCGCTTCCAGAGCGTGATGTTCGACGCCGACACGCTGGTCATCACCTATGACGAGGAACGCGGCGAACCGCGCGGCACCCGCAAGAAGGGGCTCGATCCGAGGAGCGTGGGCAAGGGCGATTGCATCGATTGCGGCATCTGCGTCCAGGTATGCCCGACGGGGATCGACATCCGCAAGGGTCTGCAGTACGAATGCATCGGCTGTGCGGCCTGTATCGACGCCTGTGACGAAGTCATGGACAAGATGAACTACCCGCGCGGGCTGATCCGCTATTCCACCGAGAATGCGCTCAGGCAGCATTGGGGCACGAAGGACATCGTCGCCCATGTGCTGCGTCCGCGCACGCTGCTGTATGGTGCCGTTCTGGCACTGGTGTGCATCGGCTTCGTGTGGGGGCTGGCCACGCGCGAAACGCTGCGGGTGGACGTGATCCGTGACCGCGCCTCGCTCGCCCGCGAGGTGGAGGACGGCATGATCGAGAACGTCTACCGGCTGCAGGTCATGAACATGACCGAAACCGCGCGTGCCTTCAGCCTCGCCGTATCGGGCCTGGAGGGTGCGAAGATCGATGGGGAGAGCGAGGTGAAGGTCGGCCCGGCCGCCACCGAAGCCGTCACGCTGAGGGTTCTCGTTCCCTACGACTCCGGCAAGCCGGGGGCCAACGAGATCGCCTTCGATGTGAAGGCCGGGGATGATCCGTCCCTGACGGTGCATGAGAAGACCACGTTCCTGTTCCCACGCTGA